A DNA window from Allokutzneria albata contains the following coding sequences:
- a CDS encoding sugar ABC transporter ATP-binding protein encodes MSSSEDMSEEPTAQVVLEASGIRKSFAGVHALRGVDFRLRAGEVHALVGENGAGKSTLIKVLTGVYQPDDGELRYLGEPVSFARPAAAQDAGISTVYQEVNLVPSMSVAHNLYLGREPRSRFGLVDFRGMRRDAGNLLEDLGIDVDPRRQLGSLGLGVQQMVAVARAVSTDARVVIMDEPTSSLEPREVETLFQLVRRLHERDVAVVYVSHRMEELFRICDAVTVLRDGRLVHSGPMYEMTRLELVATMLGRPLNEVRREGTTAFGGDHETGSTALLRATGLSRRGVLGAVDLSVKPGEVLGLGGLLGSGRSETVKGLVGLQSLDAGVIEVDGRTVRRGSAASAIRAGVVLVPEDRKAEGIIPHLSVRENIVLAALPRLSRAGIVSRARQDKVVATFMERLRIKASSPEQKVNELSGGNQQKVMLARWLAMSPKVLLLDEPTRGIDVGAKAEVQSLVDDLAEQGLGIVLVSSDLEELVEGADRIVVLKDGSSVAVLTGSDVSVDGVMSAIAEGGTDE; translated from the coding sequence ATGTCGTCCTCGGAGGACATGTCGGAGGAGCCCACGGCACAGGTGGTGCTGGAGGCGTCGGGGATCCGTAAGTCCTTCGCGGGCGTGCACGCCCTGCGCGGGGTCGACTTCCGGCTCCGCGCGGGCGAGGTGCACGCGCTCGTCGGTGAGAACGGAGCGGGCAAGTCCACCCTGATCAAGGTGCTGACCGGGGTGTACCAGCCGGACGACGGGGAGCTGCGCTACCTCGGCGAGCCGGTGTCCTTCGCCCGGCCCGCCGCGGCGCAGGACGCGGGCATCAGCACGGTCTACCAGGAGGTCAACCTGGTGCCGTCGATGTCGGTCGCGCACAACCTGTACCTCGGCCGGGAACCGCGCTCGCGCTTCGGGCTGGTGGACTTCCGCGGGATGCGCCGCGACGCCGGGAACCTGCTGGAGGACCTCGGCATCGACGTCGACCCGCGGCGCCAGCTCGGCTCGCTCGGCCTCGGCGTGCAGCAGATGGTGGCGGTGGCGCGGGCGGTCAGCACCGACGCCCGGGTCGTCATCATGGACGAGCCGACCTCGTCGCTGGAGCCGCGCGAGGTGGAGACGCTGTTCCAGCTGGTCCGCAGGCTGCACGAACGCGATGTCGCGGTGGTCTACGTGAGCCACCGGATGGAGGAGCTGTTCCGGATCTGCGACGCCGTGACGGTCCTGCGCGACGGGCGGCTCGTCCACAGTGGACCGATGTACGAGATGACGCGGCTGGAGCTGGTCGCGACGATGCTCGGCAGGCCGCTCAACGAGGTGCGCCGCGAGGGCACGACTGCCTTCGGCGGGGACCACGAGACCGGGTCGACGGCGTTGCTGCGGGCGACCGGGCTGTCCCGGCGCGGTGTGCTCGGCGCGGTGGACCTGTCGGTGAAGCCGGGTGAGGTGCTCGGGCTCGGCGGCCTGCTCGGCTCCGGGCGCAGCGAGACGGTGAAAGGCTTGGTGGGACTGCAGTCCCTGGACGCCGGGGTGATCGAGGTGGACGGCCGGACCGTGCGCCGCGGCTCGGCGGCCTCGGCGATCAGGGCGGGCGTCGTGCTGGTGCCGGAGGACCGCAAGGCCGAGGGCATCATCCCGCACCTGTCGGTCCGGGAGAACATCGTGCTGGCCGCGCTGCCCAGGCTCTCCCGGGCCGGGATCGTCTCCCGGGCGCGGCAGGACAAGGTGGTCGCGACGTTCATGGAACGCTTGCGCATCAAGGCTTCCAGCCCGGAACAGAAGGTCAACGAGCTCTCCGGCGGCAACCAGCAGAAGGTGATGCTGGCGCGCTGGCTGGCGATGAGCCCGAAGGTGCTGCTGCTGGACGAGCCCACGCGCGGGATCGACGTCGGCGCGAAGGCGGAGGTCCAGTCCCTTGTGGACGATCTGGCCGAGCAGGGCCTCGGCATCGTGCTGGTCTCCTCCGACCTGGAGGAGCTGGTCGAGGGAGCGGATCGGATCGTGGTGCTCAAGGACGGTTCGTCGGTCGCGGTGCTGACCGGCTCCGACGTCTCCGTCGACGGGGTCATGTCGGCCATCGCCGAGGGAGGGACCGATGAGTGA
- a CDS encoding ABC transporter substrate-binding protein, producing the protein MNADRSTPVSGRARGLRMGTALAAATLLTLTGCANPEGGGADPGAGSGGQQVTRTQDAGGPGCTLQQYGADKLDLTKAVVGFSQSEKEANPFRIAETASITAEAKKVGARLITTNANSDLGKQISDIQSMLAQGAQLLIVAPLNSEGLEPALRAAREKKVPVITVDRKLSSAAACKDYLTFIGSDFVDQGKRAGEAMAKATGGTGKVAILLGSSGNNVTTDRTSGFKDYLKASAPGLQIVAEQTGDFAREKGQQVTEQLLQANPGITAIYAQNDEMALGAVTAVRSAGKKPGTDIKIVSVDGTRNAVEGIIAGDLNAVIESNPRFGPLAFQTAQKFYAGESIAPTVIIQDKSYDSTNAKAEVANAY; encoded by the coding sequence ATGAACGCCGATCGTTCGACCCCCGTATCCGGCCGCGCCCGCGGCCTCCGGATGGGCACCGCGCTGGCGGCGGCGACCCTGCTCACCCTGACCGGCTGCGCGAACCCCGAGGGCGGTGGCGCCGATCCCGGGGCGGGCTCCGGCGGCCAGCAGGTGACCAGGACGCAGGACGCGGGCGGCCCCGGCTGCACGCTCCAGCAGTACGGCGCGGACAAGCTGGACCTGACCAAGGCCGTCGTGGGCTTCTCCCAGTCGGAGAAGGAGGCCAACCCGTTCCGGATCGCCGAGACCGCCTCGATCACCGCGGAGGCGAAGAAGGTCGGTGCCCGGCTGATCACCACCAACGCCAATTCCGACCTGGGCAAGCAGATCTCCGACATCCAGAGCATGCTCGCCCAGGGCGCGCAGCTGCTGATCGTGGCACCGCTGAACTCCGAGGGCCTGGAACCCGCCCTGCGCGCCGCGCGGGAGAAGAAGGTCCCGGTGATCACCGTGGACCGCAAGCTGTCCTCGGCCGCGGCCTGCAAGGACTACCTGACCTTCATCGGCTCCGACTTCGTCGACCAGGGCAAGCGCGCGGGCGAGGCGATGGCGAAGGCCACCGGCGGCACCGGCAAGGTGGCGATCCTGCTGGGCTCCTCCGGCAACAACGTGACCACCGACCGCACCAGCGGCTTCAAGGACTACCTCAAGGCCAGCGCGCCCGGGCTGCAGATCGTCGCCGAGCAGACCGGTGACTTCGCCAGGGAGAAGGGCCAGCAGGTCACCGAGCAGCTGTTGCAGGCCAACCCCGGGATCACCGCGATCTACGCGCAGAACGACGAGATGGCGCTCGGCGCGGTGACCGCGGTCCGCTCCGCGGGCAAGAAACCGGGAACGGACATCAAGATCGTCTCGGTCGACGGCACCCGCAACGCGGTGGAGGGCATCATCGCGGGCGACCTGAACGCGGTGATCGAGTCCAACCCGCGCTTCGGCCCGCTGGCCTTCCAGACGGCGCAGAAGTTCTACGCGGGCGAGTCGATCGCGCCGACCGTGATCATCCAGGACAAGTCCTACGACAGCACCAACGCCAAGGCCGAGGTCGCCAACGCCTACTAG
- a CDS encoding terpene synthase family protein, which produces MTISLALSRLRRPIAAAVHPRAAELAETTLSWLAGHGLGGADPGLVDFTARTLPDALPERAELVARYTCWAALLRAELLAAPAGSAEILDRVVRFGHVLDAPEAPVPGGDPFALALSDLLRRGRRMASPLQLRRFTEAVRSWWLGLAAERAGEERGWRPGLAEWTVLRPQCGGAAAMSAKVELALGPEVPEWELNGPVARAAVEAAWTVALADLDLHACQRAQEPALNLVSALRADDPALSVVEAFEAAVDVRDRALALFLRLRSQLLPLSGPAMRRYLTGVGRAVAGTTEWRFGPAPGGPSIQDTVEANLQPLAVPTVSWWWDQLDSGARVPGPRGPFG; this is translated from the coding sequence ATGACCATCTCGCTCGCGCTCTCGCGCCTGCGCCGCCCCATCGCCGCCGCCGTGCACCCGAGAGCCGCCGAGCTCGCCGAGACCACGCTGAGCTGGCTCGCCGGGCACGGTCTTGGCGGAGCGGACCCCGGGCTGGTGGACTTCACCGCGCGCACGCTCCCGGACGCGCTGCCCGAGCGGGCCGAGCTGGTCGCGCGCTACACCTGCTGGGCGGCGCTGCTGCGCGCGGAGCTGCTCGCGGCGCCCGCCGGGTCGGCGGAGATCCTCGACCGAGTGGTCCGATTCGGTCACGTGCTCGACGCGCCCGAGGCGCCGGTGCCCGGAGGAGATCCCTTCGCGCTCGCGCTGTCCGATCTCCTGCGCCGGGGGCGCCGCATGGCGTCGCCGTTGCAGCTGCGGCGTTTCACCGAGGCCGTGCGCTCGTGGTGGCTCGGCCTCGCGGCGGAGCGGGCGGGGGAGGAGCGCGGATGGCGGCCCGGCCTGGCCGAGTGGACGGTGCTGCGCCCGCAGTGCGGCGGTGCGGCGGCGATGAGCGCGAAGGTCGAGCTGGCGCTCGGGCCCGAGGTGCCGGAGTGGGAACTGAACGGTCCCGTCGCGCGCGCCGCGGTCGAGGCGGCGTGGACGGTGGCCCTGGCCGATCTCGATCTGCACGCCTGCCAGCGGGCGCAGGAGCCGGCGCTCAACCTGGTCTCCGCCCTGCGGGCCGATGATCCGGCGCTGTCGGTCGTCGAGGCGTTCGAGGCCGCCGTCGACGTGCGGGACCGGGCGCTCGCGTTGTTCCTGCGACTGCGCTCGCAGCTGCTGCCGCTGTCCGGTCCGGCGATGCGCCGGTACCTGACCGGGGTGGGCCGCGCGGTCGCCGGGACCACCGAGTGGCGTTTCGGCCCGGCTCCCGGCGGCCCCTCGATCCAGGACACCGTCGAGGCGAATCTGCAACCTCTCGCCGTGCCGACCGTCTCCTGGTGGTGGGACCAGCTCGACTCGGGCGCGCGCGTGCCCGGTCCACGGGGCCCCTTTGGTTAG
- a CDS encoding serine/threonine-protein kinase — MAAGAAAMAAAAGVAGSGKTEMPQAGGRFRRIRQLGEGGFGKVWLAMDTNLGRTVAIKLAHAPDAEAEERMLREARALASIRHPNCVRVYDLVNEGEGLAIVMEYIEGRSLSEVISQDGLLDDVMAARLWVTMAGALNAAHSKGVLHRDMKPSNVIVDDDAIAHLIDFGIARKRGDSTLTAAGFMLGTPDFIAPEVAAGKSASPASDAWQLAATINYALSGQPPRGDQGDPASALLAAARGGGELHLPEKSAHRAMLAAALQPDPSRRPTLGTIEREVGTWLSRGGFKQDGPVTTMIHKSQLAKTRVAPPKPQPTPPQAAPTQKTPGSNPLGDETKRVDEHRRPPHPGRPGPTPTRKF; from the coding sequence ATGGCCGCCGGTGCCGCCGCGATGGCCGCGGCCGCGGGCGTCGCGGGCTCCGGCAAGACCGAGATGCCCCAGGCGGGCGGGCGGTTCCGGCGCATCCGCCAGCTCGGCGAGGGCGGCTTCGGCAAGGTGTGGCTGGCCATGGACACCAACCTCGGCCGCACCGTGGCGATCAAGCTGGCGCACGCCCCCGACGCCGAGGCCGAGGAGCGGATGCTGCGCGAGGCCCGCGCGCTCGCCTCGATCCGGCACCCCAACTGCGTCCGGGTCTACGACCTGGTCAACGAGGGGGAGGGGCTGGCCATCGTGATGGAGTACATCGAGGGCCGCTCGCTCAGCGAGGTGATCTCCCAGGACGGGCTGCTCGACGACGTGATGGCGGCCCGGCTCTGGGTCACCATGGCCGGTGCGCTCAACGCCGCGCACAGCAAGGGCGTGCTGCACCGGGACATGAAGCCCTCCAACGTGATCGTCGACGACGACGCCATCGCGCACCTGATCGACTTCGGCATCGCCCGCAAGCGCGGTGACTCCACGCTGACCGCGGCCGGGTTCATGCTGGGCACCCCCGACTTCATCGCGCCCGAGGTGGCCGCGGGCAAGAGCGCCAGCCCCGCCTCGGACGCCTGGCAGCTGGCGGCCACGATCAACTACGCGCTCAGCGGCCAGCCCCCGCGCGGCGACCAGGGCGACCCGGCGTCGGCGCTGCTGGCCGCGGCGCGCGGCGGCGGGGAGCTGCACCTGCCGGAGAAGAGCGCGCACCGCGCGATGCTCGCGGCCGCGCTGCAGCCCGACCCGTCCCGCAGGCCCACCCTCGGCACCATCGAGCGCGAGGTCGGCACCTGGCTCAGCCGCGGCGGTTTCAAGCAGGACGGCCCGGTCACGACGATGATCCACAAGTCGCAGCTGGCGAAGACCCGCGTCGCCCCGCCGAAGCCCCAGCCCACCCCGCCCCAGGCGGCCCCCACGCAGAAGACCCCGGGCAGCAACCCCCTCGGCGACGAAACCAAGCGGGTGGACGAACACCGCCGCCCGCCGCACCCCGGTCGCCCCGGCCCCACCCCCACCCGCAAGTTCTGA
- a CDS encoding S8 family serine peptidase has protein sequence MRARWVPMTALAALTASLLAAPNAVAQDTAVGAPEEQTVTLLTGDRVVVRGADVVGVRPGPGRDDMAFHTVILGGKRHVYPDDALPLVRENRLDDTLFNVTELISQGFDDASSPVLPVLVTRQPQRARAVPPAGTVKRDLPGLGITAVDQPRARAGEFWAALNGPSLRAPQAKVWLNRRLKPTLDQSAGLIGAPEVWRAGGTGAGVPVAVLDTGYDEKHPDLAGRVSAAKSFLPQEPVADTNGHGTHVASTIAGTGQRFRGIAPGAELLIGKVCQDFCPEDAILEGMQWAADQGARVVNMSLGGAPTDGTDPLSQAVNTLSAKTGTLFVVASGNSGLDEAVGSPGSADAALTVAASSKSDVLAPFSSRGPRQGDHAAKPDIAAPGVDIVAARAAGTLPQFAVSESHARLSGTSMAAPHVAGAAAVLAQRHPDWKGEQLKAAIMGAATPLNGASVFGQGVGRLDLARSFHQQVRVEPASLSLGSVPAGTEEPVSRKVRYTNDSDKPVTLKLDLPAQGGLFAVDKKELVVPAKGSAEATVTADFRKGAGPTGVRLTATAPGVSLRTSVAAEVGPKTHVLTVKAFSHKGTPEARVSVVVQNLDTGQFRFLRSMSEGVAEGRYRVLGQVIDVEFPPGYPNGVFTDRVKFAQEITVTRDTEVVLDGRGAKPVDVRVDDPEAVQTPLQLGHEVGVLSQPPGKGLVGMSMVSKPGKEFVVPSKSMAGLSLYSNTSWNRRVLSAVFGTVELEPGDMNPLGFRGDVSAKVVDVGKGTPEELAKVDVRGALALFAPGRLPTVEIGKRISAMYAAGAVGVLAEDVYGASDPAWTGPTLSVPGHKTTLLREAMQAGPVTVRVRGIANPPAAYVLHDRVAGALPDGVAWHHSARDLARVRTKVHYPGTGQVRTAAEGVVNVGGVWFASKIPLRAPAELDMFYTPDLPWLTVSALGVATDGQPYGVQETAPTVFKKGRSYRMDMFKAPFNPELTRDGVTRDGNKLRVELPMFTQSGAQSPIGSFSPPHDKGTTTLTVAGKKVGGSDVPGIATVDVPAQRLPFELRVDATRTMPGVDMGTGSSVVWRFHSGRTDKPVPLALPDVRYDLDPERAKPGEFGFRVSGGKAITMEISTDDGKTWSPVPVLPSGEVKVVNPAKGFVSLRTTAVDAGGASVTETLIRAYRVL, from the coding sequence ATGCGGGCTCGTTGGGTGCCCATGACGGCATTGGCCGCCTTGACCGCGTCGTTGCTGGCCGCGCCGAACGCGGTCGCCCAGGACACCGCGGTCGGGGCGCCGGAGGAGCAGACGGTCACCCTGCTCACCGGGGACCGGGTCGTGGTGCGCGGCGCCGACGTCGTCGGTGTCCGGCCGGGGCCGGGCCGGGACGACATGGCCTTCCACACCGTCATCCTCGGCGGGAAGCGCCACGTGTACCCGGACGACGCGCTGCCGCTGGTGCGGGAGAACCGGCTCGACGACACCCTGTTCAACGTCACCGAGCTGATCAGCCAGGGCTTCGACGACGCGTCCTCGCCGGTGCTGCCGGTGCTGGTGACCCGGCAGCCGCAGCGGGCGCGCGCCGTGCCGCCTGCCGGGACGGTGAAGCGGGACCTCCCCGGCCTCGGGATCACCGCCGTCGATCAGCCGAGGGCGCGGGCGGGGGAGTTCTGGGCCGCGCTGAACGGGCCGTCGCTGCGGGCGCCCCAGGCGAAGGTGTGGCTCAACCGCAGGCTGAAGCCGACCCTGGACCAGAGCGCCGGGTTGATCGGCGCGCCCGAGGTGTGGCGCGCGGGCGGCACCGGAGCCGGGGTCCCGGTCGCCGTGCTCGACACCGGCTACGACGAGAAGCACCCGGACCTGGCCGGGCGGGTGAGCGCGGCGAAGAGCTTCCTGCCGCAGGAGCCGGTCGCCGACACCAACGGGCACGGCACGCACGTCGCCTCGACCATCGCCGGGACGGGGCAGCGGTTCCGGGGCATCGCGCCCGGTGCGGAGCTGCTGATCGGCAAGGTGTGCCAGGACTTCTGCCCGGAGGACGCGATCCTCGAAGGCATGCAGTGGGCCGCCGACCAGGGCGCGCGCGTGGTCAACATGAGCCTCGGCGGCGCGCCCACCGACGGCACCGATCCGCTCTCCCAGGCGGTGAACACGCTGTCGGCGAAGACCGGAACCCTGTTCGTGGTCGCCTCCGGCAACTCCGGGCTGGACGAGGCCGTGGGGTCGCCGGGCTCCGCCGACGCCGCGCTCACGGTCGCCGCGAGCAGCAAGTCCGATGTGCTGGCGCCGTTCTCCAGCCGGGGCCCGCGCCAGGGTGACCACGCGGCGAAGCCGGACATCGCCGCGCCGGGCGTGGACATCGTGGCCGCGCGCGCCGCCGGGACGCTGCCGCAGTTCGCGGTGAGCGAGTCCCACGCGCGGCTGTCCGGAACGTCCATGGCCGCGCCGCACGTGGCGGGTGCCGCCGCCGTGCTCGCGCAACGGCACCCGGACTGGAAGGGCGAGCAGCTCAAAGCCGCGATCATGGGCGCGGCGACCCCGCTGAACGGCGCGAGCGTGTTCGGTCAGGGCGTCGGGCGGCTGGACCTCGCGCGGAGCTTCCACCAGCAGGTCCGCGTCGAGCCTGCCTCGCTGTCCCTGGGCAGCGTGCCCGCGGGCACCGAGGAACCGGTGAGCAGGAAAGTCCGCTACACCAACGATTCCGACAAGCCCGTCACGTTGAAGCTGGACCTGCCCGCCCAGGGCGGACTGTTCGCAGTGGACAAGAAGGAACTCGTCGTCCCGGCGAAGGGCTCCGCCGAGGCGACCGTCACCGCGGACTTCCGCAAGGGCGCCGGGCCGACGGGAGTTCGTTTGACCGCGACGGCTCCCGGAGTCTCGCTGCGCACGTCGGTGGCGGCCGAGGTCGGCCCGAAGACGCACGTCCTCACCGTGAAGGCGTTCAGCCACAAGGGAACCCCGGAGGCGCGCGTCTCGGTCGTGGTGCAGAACCTGGACACCGGCCAGTTCCGCTTCCTGCGCTCGATGAGCGAGGGCGTCGCCGAGGGCCGCTACCGCGTGCTCGGCCAGGTGATCGACGTGGAGTTCCCTCCGGGCTACCCCAACGGCGTCTTCACCGACCGCGTGAAGTTCGCCCAGGAGATCACGGTCACCCGGGACACCGAGGTGGTGCTCGACGGCCGCGGTGCCAAGCCCGTCGACGTGCGGGTCGACGACCCCGAGGCGGTGCAGACCCCGCTCCAGCTGGGCCACGAGGTCGGCGTGCTCTCGCAGCCGCCGGGCAAGGGGCTCGTCGGGATGTCCATGGTCTCCAAGCCGGGCAAGGAGTTCGTCGTCCCCAGCAAGTCGATGGCCGGGCTTTCCTTGTACAGCAACACGTCCTGGAACCGCCGGGTGCTCTCCGCGGTGTTCGGCACCGTGGAGCTGGAGCCGGGGGACATGAACCCGCTCGGGTTCCGCGGTGACGTGTCCGCGAAGGTCGTCGACGTCGGCAAGGGCACGCCGGAGGAGCTGGCCAAGGTCGACGTGCGCGGGGCGCTCGCGCTCTTCGCACCGGGCCGCCTGCCCACCGTCGAGATCGGCAAGCGCATCTCCGCGATGTACGCCGCGGGGGCCGTGGGTGTGCTGGCGGAGGACGTCTACGGCGCGTCCGACCCGGCGTGGACCGGGCCGACGCTCTCGGTGCCGGGCCACAAGACCACGCTCCTGCGTGAGGCGATGCAGGCCGGGCCGGTGACCGTGCGCGTGCGCGGCATCGCCAACCCGCCCGCCGCGTACGTCCTGCACGACCGGGTCGCGGGGGCACTGCCGGACGGCGTCGCCTGGCACCACTCCGCGCGTGACCTCGCCAGGGTCAGGACCAAGGTCCACTACCCCGGGACCGGTCAGGTGCGCACCGCCGCCGAGGGCGTGGTCAACGTCGGCGGGGTCTGGTTCGCCTCCAAGATCCCGCTGCGGGCTCCGGCGGAGCTGGACATGTTCTACACGCCGGACCTGCCGTGGCTGACCGTGAGCGCGCTCGGCGTGGCCACGGACGGCCAGCCCTACGGCGTCCAGGAGACGGCCCCGACCGTCTTCAAGAAGGGCCGGTCGTACCGGATGGACATGTTCAAGGCGCCGTTCAACCCCGAGCTGACCCGCGACGGCGTGACGCGCGACGGGAACAAGCTGCGCGTCGAGCTGCCGATGTTCACGCAGTCCGGCGCGCAGAGCCCCATCGGATCCTTCAGCCCACCGCACGACAAGGGCACCACCACGCTCACCGTGGCGGGCAAGAAGGTCGGTGGCAGCGACGTCCCGGGTATCGCCACCGTCGACGTGCCCGCGCAGCGGCTGCCGTTCGAGCTGCGGGTCGACGCCACGCGCACGATGCCCGGTGTCGACATGGGCACCGGATCGAGCGTGGTGTGGCGGTTCCACAGCGGGCGGACGGACAAGCCCGTTCCCTTGGCGTTGCCGGACGTGCGCTACGACCTCGACCCGGAGCGCGCGAAGCCGGGCGAGTTCGGCTTCCGCGTCAGCGGCGGCAAGGCGATCACCATGGAGATCTCCACGGACGACGGCAAGACCTGGTCGCCCGTGCCGGTCCTGCCCTCCGGTGAGGTCAAGGTGGTCAACCCCGCCAAGGGCTTCGTCTCGCTGCGCACCACCGCGGTGGACGCGGGTGGCGCGTCGGTGACGGAGACGCTGATCCGCGCCTACCGGGTGCTCTGA
- a CDS encoding nucleoside/nucleotide kinase family protein — MRVRAVTPQRLVGEIAGRVLEFPRHAWVRVAVDGAEAADPAALADALVEPLKLGGRAVLRASASGFLRPASLRFEHGRTDPDAFYQDWLDVKGITRELLEPLSPGGTGRVLPSLWDAGADRASRASYVDIPEGGVVVLDGPLLLGQGLPLDLVVHLWLSEGALARRTPRERQWTLGAFARYENEVDPALLADVVVRADDPRHPAVVERG; from the coding sequence GTGCGCGTCAGGGCGGTGACACCGCAGCGGCTGGTCGGGGAGATCGCCGGGCGGGTGCTGGAGTTCCCCAGGCACGCGTGGGTGCGCGTCGCGGTGGACGGGGCCGAGGCCGCCGATCCCGCCGCGCTGGCCGACGCCCTGGTGGAGCCGCTGAAGCTCGGTGGGCGGGCCGTGCTGCGCGCCTCGGCGAGCGGGTTCCTGCGCCCGGCGTCGCTGCGCTTCGAGCACGGGCGCACCGATCCGGACGCGTTCTACCAGGACTGGCTGGACGTCAAGGGCATCACCAGGGAGCTGCTGGAGCCGCTGTCGCCCGGCGGGACCGGGCGGGTGCTGCCGAGCCTGTGGGACGCGGGGGCCGACCGCGCCAGCCGAGCGTCCTATGTGGACATCCCGGAGGGCGGGGTGGTCGTGCTGGACGGACCGCTGCTGCTCGGCCAGGGACTGCCGCTGGACCTGGTGGTGCACCTGTGGCTCTCCGAGGGGGCTCTGGCCAGGCGCACCCCGCGGGAACGGCAGTGGACGCTGGGCGCCTTCGCCCGTTACGAGAACGAGGTCGACCCGGCGCTGCTGGCCGACGTCGTGGTGCGGGCGGACGATCCTCGCCATCCCGCGGTGGTGGAACGGGGCTGA
- a CDS encoding GTP-binding protein has protein sequence MGSAGFDPHTPDTSRATTSAKIVVAGGFGVGKTTFVGSVSEIVPLTTEAVMTEASAGVDDLSATPNKVTTTVAMDFGRVSLDQDLILYLFGTPGQHRFWFMWDDLVRGAIGAIVLVDTRRLADAFASIDFFDDRQLPYIVALNCFDGMLHHRIEDVREALTIDDSVPMVVCDARTKESTKQALITLVEYAIQQSMTARPMA, from the coding sequence GTGGGCTCCGCAGGCTTTGATCCGCACACACCGGACACCAGCCGGGCGACGACCTCGGCCAAGATCGTGGTGGCCGGCGGCTTCGGCGTCGGCAAGACGACCTTCGTAGGGTCGGTGTCGGAGATCGTGCCGTTGACCACCGAGGCGGTGATGACCGAGGCCAGCGCGGGGGTGGACGACCTCTCCGCGACGCCGAACAAGGTCACCACCACGGTGGCGATGGACTTCGGCCGCGTCTCGCTGGACCAGGACCTGATCCTGTACCTGTTCGGCACGCCCGGCCAGCACCGGTTCTGGTTCATGTGGGACGACCTGGTCCGCGGCGCCATCGGCGCGATCGTGCTGGTCGACACCCGCAGGCTGGCCGACGCCTTCGCCTCCATCGACTTCTTCGACGACCGGCAGCTGCCCTACATCGTCGCGCTGAACTGCTTCGACGGGATGCTGCACCACCGCATCGAGGACGTCCGCGAGGCGCTGACCATCGACGACTCGGTCCCGATGGTGGTCTGCGACGCGCGCACCAAGGAGTCCACCAAGCAGGCGCTGATCACGCTGGTCGAGTACGCGATCCAGCAGTCCATGACCGCGCGCCCCATGGCCTGA
- a CDS encoding DUF742 domain-containing protein produces MTGSYYDPENTGDNWSQLYTHGGQHSGDYGTGDEYRADLGGFAEQPEGRHELRTPLTETGMLARPYARTRGRTRPDYDLPIEALVRTSDHAAGDREAIGLPEHRSISRLCIETRSVAEVAARMRLPLGVVRVLIGDMATMGLVQVHQNGLVSGDQPSIAFLERVLSGLRRL; encoded by the coding sequence ATGACGGGCTCCTACTACGACCCGGAGAACACCGGCGACAACTGGTCGCAGCTCTACACCCACGGTGGACAGCACTCCGGCGACTACGGCACGGGGGACGAGTACCGCGCCGACCTCGGCGGCTTCGCCGAGCAGCCGGAGGGCAGGCACGAGCTGCGCACACCGCTGACCGAAACCGGTATGCTCGCCCGCCCCTACGCCCGGACGCGCGGCCGGACGCGACCCGACTACGATCTCCCGATCGAGGCTCTGGTCCGCACCAGCGACCACGCCGCGGGCGACAGGGAAGCCATCGGGCTCCCCGAGCACCGCTCCATCAGCCGGTTGTGCATCGAGACCCGGTCGGTGGCGGAGGTCGCGGCCCGCATGCGACTTCCGCTGGGTGTGGTCCGGGTACTGATCGGCGACATGGCGACGATGGGGTTGGTCCAGGTGCACCAGAACGGTCTGGTGTCCGGCGACCAGCCCTCGATCGCGTTCCTGGAAAGGGTGCTCAGTGGGCTCCGCAGGCTTTGA